GGATTGGGGCATTGAAAATAAATTGTTTTCCATTACTGTGGATAGTGCTGAATCAAATGATTTGTTTGTTGAATTACTGAAGAACAACTTGAATTTGAAGAATGCTCTTTTATGTAACGGTGAGCTTTTTCACAATCATTCTTGTGCGCATATATTGAACCTAATTGTGCAAGATACATTGAAGTGGATAGACAATTCTATACAATTGATTCGGGAAAGTGTAAAATATGTGGAGGGTTCTGAGGGGGGAAAGTCAAGGTTCTTCGAAAGTTGCAAGCAGATGGGAATTCCAACAGATACAGGGTTGCATCGAGATGTGTCCACAAGGTGGATCTCAACTTATCATATGCTTGAATCCGCATTGTTTTATCAGAGAGCATTTCTCAACCTTCAGTTAATGGATAGCAATTACAAGGATTGTCCATCTACTGAGGAATGGTTAAAGATTGAGAAAATTGTTAAGTGTTTAAAGCCTTTCAATGATGTTGCCACTATGCTTTCTTGTTTGAAGTATCCCACCTCAAATTTAAATTTTCTATATGCCTGGATGATCCACAAATATTTGTTGGATGAGATTTCATCCGAGGATTGTTTTATGAAGAAGGTTGCAGAAGACATGAAGAAGAAGTATGATAAGTATTGGAGTGATAATAATCTGATTTTGGCCATTGCTATGGTCTTTGACCCTCGATACAAATTTAGTTTTGTTAAATGGGTTTTTAGTGAACTATCTGTCAACGGGTCAAAAGCGCATGAGATGTTCTCCCATGTTAAAAGCAACttgtctcggtttttccaagaatATGAGAACATGGTAGAT
The sequence above is a segment of the Telopea speciosissima isolate NSW1024214 ecotype Mountain lineage chromosome 7, Tspe_v1, whole genome shotgun sequence genome. Coding sequences within it:
- the LOC122668247 gene encoding zinc finger BED domain-containing protein RICESLEEPER 2-like; the protein is MENKCDLEMNDSESAQNSKNNPSAEVSKRRKIWDEFLEQDDEFLEQDDEFLEPPLEERKIDPELLHDEITRLVLRNGLPLRFVEYDEFRDLMSYLCPGFDHIDINTLMKDVQKLYDKECEKIKDLLKSSVERVSLSTELWTSITCEVYMSFTAHYIDKDWVLHKKLLGFCIVPAPHTNEDICDCITKMLVDWGIENKLFSITVDSAESNDLFVELLKNNLNLKNALLCNGELFHNHSCAHILNLIVQDTLKWIDNSIQLIRESVKYVEGSEGGKSRFFESCKQMGIPTDTGLHRDVSTRWISTYHMLESALFYQRAFLNLQLMDSNYKDCPSTEEWLKIEKIVKCLKPFNDVATMLSCLKYPTSNLNFLYAWMIHKYLLDEISSEDCFMKKVAEDMKKKYDKYWSDNNLILAIAMVFDPRYKFSFVKWVFSELSVNGSKAHEMFSHVKSNLSRFFQEYENMVDVGGPSNNDDGAVGVEPYWAVMV